One Streptomyces drozdowiczii DNA segment encodes these proteins:
- the atpE gene encoding ATP synthase F0 subunit C: MSALQTLAAGVEIKGNLGSIGYGLAAIGPGVGIGIIFGNGTQALARQPEAAGLIRANQILGFAFCEALALIGLVMPFVYPTS; encoded by the coding sequence ATGTCCGCTCTCCAGACCCTCGCCGCCGGCGTCGAAATCAAGGGCAACCTCGGCTCGATCGGTTACGGCCTCGCCGCGATCGGCCCCGGCGTCGGCATCGGCATCATCTTCGGTAACGGCACCCAGGCGCTCGCCCGTCAGCCCGAGGCTGCCGGTCTCATCCGCGCCAACCAGATCCTCGGCTTCGCCTTCTGTGAGGCGCTCGCCCTGATCGGTCTGGTCATGCCGTTCGTCTACCCGACCTCCTGA